A window of the Burkholderia sp. 9120 genome harbors these coding sequences:
- a CDS encoding malonate decarboxylase holo-ACP synthase, translating to MQTFAAPPFAIEHALSCDTRWQPHDLLRLRHLQSVDDEPPWVREAFARAPVAVVRRALAADGFVAIGVRGVGRAQRYGTWARVADIETAVPPEALAQSKPLAVRGDLAAFVALAALQCDAAGPLHGFVWGPTGSAGFELATQVPTVTASSDLDLLIRTPESLTRDHALALLTQLQTHAKNAGIRVDAQLDTPAGGVALAEWATDKPRVMARHASGPHLIADPWSVAHRGELA from the coding sequence ATGCAGACGTTCGCGGCCCCGCCTTTCGCCATCGAACACGCGTTGTCGTGCGATACGCGATGGCAGCCGCACGATCTGTTGCGCCTGCGCCATTTGCAGAGCGTCGACGATGAACCGCCGTGGGTCCGCGAAGCGTTCGCACGCGCGCCGGTTGCGGTCGTGAGACGAGCGCTGGCGGCTGACGGTTTCGTCGCAATCGGTGTACGGGGTGTAGGACGCGCGCAGCGTTATGGCACGTGGGCGCGCGTCGCGGACATCGAAACGGCGGTGCCGCCGGAGGCGCTTGCGCAATCCAAACCGCTTGCCGTGCGAGGCGATCTGGCTGCTTTCGTCGCGCTCGCCGCGTTGCAATGCGATGCGGCGGGTCCGCTGCACGGATTCGTCTGGGGCCCGACAGGCAGCGCCGGATTTGAACTGGCGACGCAAGTGCCCACGGTGACCGCTTCGAGCGATCTGGATCTGCTGATCCGCACGCCGGAGTCGCTCACGCGAGACCACGCGCTTGCGTTGCTGACTCAATTGCAAACGCACGCGAAAAACGCCGGCATTCGCGTGGATGCACAACTCGACACTCCCGCTGGCGGTGTCGCGCTAGCCGAATGGGCAACCGACAAACCCCGCGTGATGGCGCGTCATGCAAGCGGCCCGCACCTGATCGCCGATCCGTGGAGCGTCGCTCATCGCGGCGAGCTTGCCTGA
- the mdcE gene encoding biotin-independent malonate decarboxylase subunit gamma, with translation MSDTTLTPLSRGARWFHALAGEPSSAAPVWSGDASLGGETARFVTVVPDPANRFPRATDNVVGLEQGWLLARAVREAIAQDAASGTRRPIVAIVDVKSQAYGYREEMLGIQLACAAGVDAYATARDAGHPVVALIVGPAMSGAFLAHGYQANRIVALDAPGTMVHAMGKEAAARVTRRTVEELDKLGETIVPMSYSMASFAKLGLLDQLIDGVDADAPDAAQIEHVRQVLSEQIRSARNDRSKGLSHRLESAAAQKNRAASIEVRRRLAEQWDAA, from the coding sequence ATGAGCGATACCACTCTCACCCCGTTGAGCCGCGGCGCGCGCTGGTTTCACGCGCTGGCCGGCGAACCGTCCAGTGCCGCGCCCGTGTGGAGCGGCGACGCGTCGCTCGGCGGCGAGACCGCGCGCTTCGTGACCGTCGTGCCCGATCCCGCCAACCGCTTCCCGCGCGCGACGGATAACGTCGTCGGTCTCGAACAGGGCTGGCTGCTTGCACGTGCCGTACGCGAAGCGATCGCGCAAGACGCGGCGAGCGGTACGCGCCGCCCGATCGTCGCGATCGTCGACGTGAAAAGCCAGGCGTATGGCTATCGTGAAGAAATGCTCGGCATTCAGCTCGCCTGCGCGGCCGGTGTCGATGCGTACGCAACGGCTCGCGACGCGGGGCATCCCGTGGTTGCGCTGATCGTCGGGCCGGCCATGTCGGGCGCATTTCTCGCGCACGGCTATCAGGCCAACCGCATCGTCGCGCTCGACGCGCCCGGCACGATGGTCCACGCCATGGGCAAGGAAGCGGCCGCGCGCGTCACGCGTCGTACCGTCGAAGAGCTCGACAAGCTCGGCGAAACCATCGTACCGATGTCGTATTCGATGGCGTCGTTCGCGAAACTCGGCCTGCTCGATCAACTGATAGACGGCGTCGATGCCGATGCGCCGGACGCCGCGCAAATCGAACACGTACGCCAGGTGTTGAGCGAACAGATTCGTAGCGCGCGCAACGATCGGAGCAAGGGCCTGTCGCATCGGCTGGAATCGGCGGCGGCGCAGAAGAATCGCGCGGCGTCGATCGAAGTGCGTCGGCGTCTCGCCGAACAATGGGATGCCGCCTGA
- a CDS encoding biotin-independent malonate decarboxylase subunit beta: MNTVANLQPAPMLRDSFIELPARERARSLLDAGSFRELLGPFDRIESPWLPLQGVVCQADDGCVIARGTIDGEPAVVAAIESAFQGGSIGEVSGSKIAAALELALRDCERGKIVRPVVLFETGGVRLQEANLGLAVIAEMQAAIVALRRHVPVVGVIAGMVGCFGGMSLAASLCSYLVVTKQGRLGMNGPEVIEQEAGIDELDASDRRRVWQLIGGEQRAATALADQLVEDDADAVRAAVHAAFVQGVPAAHRSEQVDLFLNRLAQIDPASVTPESMREVFNQQAATEPRKEQA, encoded by the coding sequence ATGAATACCGTCGCGAATCTTCAACCCGCGCCGATGTTGCGCGACAGTTTCATCGAACTGCCGGCGCGCGAACGCGCGCGCTCGCTGCTGGATGCCGGCAGCTTCCGCGAACTGCTCGGCCCGTTCGACCGGATCGAATCGCCGTGGCTGCCGCTGCAAGGCGTCGTCTGCCAGGCCGACGACGGCTGCGTGATCGCGCGCGGCACCATTGACGGCGAGCCCGCCGTGGTCGCCGCGATCGAGTCCGCGTTCCAGGGCGGCAGCATCGGCGAAGTATCGGGCAGCAAGATCGCCGCCGCGCTCGAACTGGCGCTGCGCGACTGCGAGCGCGGCAAGATCGTGCGCCCGGTCGTGCTGTTCGAAACCGGCGGCGTGCGGCTTCAGGAAGCCAATCTCGGCCTCGCGGTGATCGCCGAAATGCAGGCGGCGATCGTCGCGTTGCGCCGGCATGTGCCGGTGGTCGGCGTGATCGCGGGCATGGTCGGCTGCTTCGGCGGCATGTCGCTCGCGGCGTCGCTGTGTTCGTATCTGGTCGTCACGAAGCAGGGGCGACTCGGCATGAACGGCCCCGAAGTGATCGAACAGGAAGCCGGCATCGACGAACTCGATGCGAGCGATCGCCGCCGCGTGTGGCAACTGATCGGCGGTGAACAACGCGCGGCGACCGCGCTCGCCGATCAACTGGTCGAAGACGATGCCGACGCCGTGCGCGCCGCGGTGCATGCCGCGTTCGTTCAAGGCGTGCCGGCCGCGCATCGCAGTGAACAGGTCGACCTGTTTCTGAACCGCCTCGCGCAAATCGATCCCGCCAGCGTCACGCCGGAAAGCATGCGCGAGGTCTTCAACCAGCAGGCCGCGACCGAGCCGCGCAAGGAGCAAGCATGA
- a CDS encoding malonate decarboxylase subunit delta, which translates to MEHLTFDYPAQRAVTTRAHVGVVGSGDLEVLLSPADSSAAAAALSAHVVVRTSVDGYSHIWKSVLDRFFTRYDGAAQIEINDFGATPGVVALRLAEAVEAAEEGDAA; encoded by the coding sequence ATGGAACATCTGACCTTCGACTATCCGGCGCAACGCGCCGTCACGACCCGCGCGCATGTCGGCGTGGTGGGTTCGGGCGATCTGGAAGTGCTGCTGTCGCCCGCCGATTCCTCCGCGGCCGCGGCCGCGTTGAGTGCGCATGTGGTGGTGCGCACTAGCGTCGACGGCTACAGCCACATCTGGAAAAGCGTACTCGACCGCTTCTTCACCCGCTACGACGGCGCCGCGCAAATCGAAATCAACGACTTCGGCGCGACGCCCGGCGTGGTCGCGTTAAGACTCGCGGAAGCCGTCGAAGCCGCCGAAGAAGGAGACGCCGCATGA
- a CDS encoding triphosphoribosyl-dephospho-CoA synthase: MAPAALLKRVERSSARVAVRERGARFGCVDVSSPPAARAESRAALLHAFPSDAQLARYAVNALIDEVQLTPKPALVDQRGSGAHRDLDLALMLRSAHSLEPTFAALAHAARRRGEPSALLRAELAQIGRSGEQDMLQATGGSNAHRGAIWIVGLLVAGATMTISGGETTRPQASQICTNAAQIACFPDRFAAPSDSHGERARQRYQVGGARREAQDGFPHVIDVGLPALLAARARGVDENAARVDALLAIMASLDDTCLLHRAGLPGLHAGQRGAQRVLNAGGSSAPAGRAALAALEHELLSLNASPGGAADLLAATLFLDMLAHHEAGGSQDSWNI, translated from the coding sequence ATGGCGCCCGCTGCGTTGTTGAAGCGTGTCGAGCGGTCGTCCGCGCGGGTTGCCGTGCGGGAGCGCGGCGCACGATTCGGATGCGTCGACGTATCGTCCCCGCCCGCCGCGCGTGCCGAATCGCGCGCCGCATTGCTCCACGCATTCCCTTCCGATGCGCAACTCGCCCGTTACGCAGTCAACGCGCTGATCGATGAAGTCCAGCTCACGCCCAAGCCCGCGCTGGTGGATCAGCGCGGCAGCGGCGCGCATCGCGACCTCGATCTCGCGCTCATGCTGCGCTCGGCGCACTCGCTCGAACCGACCTTCGCGGCGCTCGCGCACGCGGCGCGCCGCCGCGGCGAGCCGTCCGCGTTGTTGCGCGCCGAACTGGCGCAGATCGGCCGCAGCGGCGAGCAGGACATGCTCCAGGCCACCGGCGGCAGCAACGCGCATCGCGGCGCGATCTGGATCGTCGGCCTGCTGGTTGCGGGCGCAACGATGACGATCAGCGGCGGCGAAACGACCCGGCCGCAAGCCTCGCAAATCTGCACAAACGCCGCGCAAATCGCCTGCTTTCCGGACCGCTTCGCCGCGCCCTCCGACAGTCACGGCGAACGCGCACGCCAACGCTATCAGGTAGGCGGCGCGCGCCGCGAAGCGCAGGACGGTTTCCCGCATGTGATCGACGTCGGCCTGCCCGCCTTGCTCGCGGCGCGCGCGCGAGGCGTCGACGAAAACGCCGCGCGTGTCGACGCACTGCTCGCGATCATGGCCTCGCTCGACGACACCTGCCTGCTGCATCGCGCGGGTTTGCCGGGCTTGCACGCCGGCCAGCGTGGCGCGCAACGCGTGCTAAACGCCGGCGGCAGTTCCGCGCCGGCAGGCCGTGCCGCCCTCGCCGCGCTCGAACACGAATTGCTGTCCCTCAACGCATCGCCCGGCGGCGCAGCCGATCTGCTCGCCGCCACCCTTTTTCTCGACATGCTGGCGCATCACGAAGCCGGCGGGAGCCAGGACTCATGGAACATCTGA
- the mdcA gene encoding malonate decarboxylase subunit alpha, giving the protein MNRPAEITAASAAASPPAARSWTTRRDEKNRRLAAIAPWLQDGVLPTDRIVDALETLIQPGDRVALEGDNQKQADFLSRSFAQVDPQKIHDVHLLISSIGRPEHLTLFERGIAHKVDFSFAGPQSLRVAQLLEDGQLEIGSIYTYVELYARMFVDLTPHVALLCAEKADRHGNLYTGANTEDTPTIAEAAAFRHGIVIVQVNEIVDELPRVDIPGSWIDVVVQADRPFAVEPLFTRDPRHIGDLQVLTAMMVIRGIYEPYGVTSLNHGIGFDTAAIELLLPTYGEALGLKGKICRNWTLNPHPTMIPAIESGWVDSIHCFGSEVGMEAYIEARPDVFFTGNDGSLRSNRVLCQLAGQYGVDLFIGSTLQIDADANSSTVTRGRLAGFGGAPNMGHDPRGRRHSSEAWLKLLKDQGPVSRGQKLVVQMAETYKKGGEPTFVDELDAVAVGAKSGMPIAPVMIYGDDVSHVVTEEGIAHLHKAEGIDERRAAIAAVAGVTPIGLRAKPEKTAELRRRGIVAYPEDLGIRRGEAKRSLLAARSIDDLVTWSGGLYTPPARFRSW; this is encoded by the coding sequence ATGAACCGACCTGCCGAAATCACTGCTGCTTCAGCCGCTGCATCGCCGCCTGCCGCACGCTCGTGGACCACGCGCCGCGACGAAAAGAACCGCCGCCTCGCGGCCATCGCGCCCTGGCTGCAAGACGGCGTACTGCCCACCGACCGCATCGTCGATGCCCTCGAAACGCTGATCCAGCCCGGCGACCGCGTTGCGCTGGAAGGCGACAACCAGAAACAGGCCGACTTCCTGTCGCGTTCGTTCGCGCAGGTCGATCCGCAAAAAATTCACGACGTGCATCTGCTGATTTCGAGCATTGGGCGCCCTGAGCATCTGACGCTGTTCGAGCGCGGCATCGCGCACAAGGTCGACTTCTCGTTCGCCGGGCCGCAGAGTCTGCGGGTCGCGCAACTGCTCGAAGACGGCCAGCTCGAGATCGGCTCGATCTACACCTACGTCGAGTTGTACGCGCGCATGTTCGTGGATCTGACGCCGCACGTCGCGCTGCTGTGCGCGGAAAAGGCCGACCGTCACGGCAATCTGTACACCGGCGCGAATACCGAAGACACCCCCACCATTGCCGAGGCCGCCGCGTTCCGGCATGGCATCGTGATCGTGCAGGTCAACGAGATCGTCGACGAACTGCCGCGCGTCGACATTCCCGGTTCGTGGATCGACGTGGTCGTGCAGGCCGACCGGCCGTTCGCCGTCGAGCCATTGTTCACGCGCGATCCGCGCCATATCGGCGACCTGCAGGTGTTGACCGCGATGATGGTGATCCGCGGCATCTACGAGCCGTATGGCGTGACGTCGCTGAATCACGGCATCGGCTTCGACACCGCCGCGATCGAACTGCTGCTGCCCACGTATGGCGAAGCGCTCGGCCTGAAGGGCAAGATCTGCCGCAACTGGACGCTCAATCCGCATCCCACCATGATTCCGGCAATCGAATCGGGCTGGGTCGACAGCATCCATTGCTTCGGCAGCGAAGTGGGCATGGAGGCGTATATCGAAGCGCGTCCCGACGTGTTCTTCACCGGCAACGACGGCAGCCTGCGCTCGAACCGCGTGCTGTGCCAACTGGCCGGGCAATACGGCGTCGACCTGTTCATCGGCTCGACCTTGCAGATCGATGCGGACGCGAATTCATCCACCGTGACGCGCGGCCGTCTGGCCGGTTTCGGCGGCGCGCCGAACATGGGCCACGATCCGCGCGGCCGGCGTCATTCGAGCGAAGCCTGGCTCAAACTGCTGAAAGATCAGGGCCCGGTGTCGCGCGGGCAGAAGCTCGTCGTGCAAATGGCCGAGACGTACAAGAAAGGCGGCGAGCCGACCTTCGTCGATGAACTCGACGCGGTCGCGGTCGGCGCGAAAAGCGGCATGCCGATCGCGCCGGTGATGATCTACGGCGACGACGTCAGCCATGTGGTCACCGAGGAAGGTATCGCGCATCTGCACAAGGCCGAAGGCATCGACGAGCGGCGCGCGGCGATTGCCGCCGTGGCCGGCGTTACGCCCATCGGGCTGCGCGCGAAGCCGGAGAAGACGGCGGAGTTGCGCCGGCGCGGCATCGTCGCGTATCCCGAGGACCTCGGCATTCGACGCGGCGAAGCGAAGCGTTCGCTGCTGGCGGCGCGCAGCATCGACGATCTGGTGACGTGGTCGGGCGGTCTGTACACGCCGCCGGCACGCTTCAGGAGCTGGTAA
- a CDS encoding GntR family transcriptional regulator, producing MSDAIDGFPLDASARSPLLPAAAPRESTSRMIAEALRAAIVDGTLAPGAPLRQDAIARHFSVSAIPVREALRLLETEGWAKAAMHKGATVAPLSADEAREIYEIRSALESLAIGLAIPHHTAATLRESAKLCRAAEREPDPALYVARNVAFHMSLYAPAARPQLEDMIGTLHRRGERYLRLKLDLPSRKGESDHEHTALLDAVQRRDIPAAQAQVVAHLLGTGDLLHRFLTERAQAEAALANQPKPRGRRPRLATGS from the coding sequence ATGAGCGACGCAATAGATGGTTTTCCCCTGGACGCCTCCGCGCGCAGCCCGCTTTTACCGGCGGCGGCGCCCCGTGAGAGCACGTCCCGCATGATCGCGGAGGCGCTGCGCGCCGCGATTGTCGACGGCACGCTGGCGCCTGGCGCGCCGCTGCGGCAGGACGCAATCGCGCGGCATTTCTCGGTCAGCGCAATTCCCGTGCGCGAGGCCTTGCGCCTGCTCGAAACCGAAGGCTGGGCGAAAGCCGCCATGCACAAAGGCGCGACGGTCGCACCATTGTCGGCGGATGAAGCGCGCGAAATCTACGAGATCCGTTCGGCACTGGAGAGCCTGGCCATCGGTCTCGCGATTCCCCATCACACGGCCGCCACGCTGCGCGAATCTGCGAAGCTGTGCCGCGCCGCCGAACGCGAACCGGACCCGGCGCTGTACGTGGCGCGCAACGTCGCGTTCCATATGAGCCTGTATGCGCCTGCCGCCCGTCCGCAACTCGAGGACATGATCGGCACGTTGCATCGGCGCGGCGAACGCTATCTGCGGCTGAAGCTGGACTTGCCGTCGCGCAAGGGCGAATCGGACCATGAGCACACCGCCCTGCTCGACGCCGTGCAGCGCCGCGATATTCCCGCCGCGCAGGCACAGGTCGTCGCGCATCTGCTCGGCACCGGCGACCTGCTTCACCGTTTTCTGACCGAACGTGCGCAGGCCGAAGCCGCGCTCGCAAATCAACCCAAGCCGCGCGGCCGACGCCCGCGTCTTGCCACCGGGAGTTGA
- a CDS encoding MFS transporter yields MNSLTDRTSVTRRRTPLNRSQIAGFWGAWAGWTLDGMDSFIYALVLTPALTELLPRSGYAATPANVGLAGSILFALFLVGWGLSFIWGPLADRFGRTKVLAGTIFTFAIFTGLAATSHNVWELGIYRFIAGVGIGGEWALAGTYVAESWPEDRRKMGAGYLQTGYYAGFFLAAALNYTVGVHYGWRVMFLTGAVPVVVAILVLLRVKETDKWQKAEAGAARARPLREIMGPAYRRRTWVACMLLTIAIIGLWAGAVYEPSAVIQLATKAGMAKNDAIRTASLATGLLSIATILGCLALPPMAERIGRKKTLAVYFAGMAIAIVGSFGWAFYLPNGLAPFIAWLFVLGFFGGNFALFSLWLPEQFETRVRATAFAFCTSFGRFVGAGVNFLLGAAVLHMHTLGVPVALTALAFVIGLFIIPFAPETKGEVLPQ; encoded by the coding sequence ATGAATTCACTAACCGATCGCACGTCGGTCACGCGGCGGCGCACGCCGCTCAATCGTTCGCAGATCGCTGGGTTTTGGGGCGCGTGGGCAGGCTGGACGCTTGACGGCATGGACTCGTTCATCTACGCGCTCGTGCTGACACCCGCCTTGACCGAGTTGTTGCCGCGTTCCGGTTACGCGGCCACGCCGGCGAACGTCGGCCTCGCCGGGTCGATTCTGTTCGCGCTGTTTCTGGTCGGCTGGGGCCTGTCGTTCATCTGGGGGCCGCTGGCGGATCGCTTCGGCCGCACCAAGGTGCTGGCCGGCACGATCTTCACGTTCGCGATCTTTACCGGGCTCGCCGCGACGTCGCATAACGTGTGGGAACTGGGTATCTACCGCTTCATCGCGGGGGTGGGGATTGGCGGCGAGTGGGCGCTGGCCGGCACCTATGTGGCGGAATCCTGGCCGGAAGACCGCCGCAAGATGGGCGCGGGTTATCTGCAGACGGGGTATTACGCCGGGTTCTTCCTTGCGGCTGCGCTCAACTATACGGTCGGCGTGCACTACGGCTGGCGCGTGATGTTCCTGACCGGCGCGGTGCCGGTGGTGGTCGCGATTCTGGTGTTGCTGCGCGTGAAGGAAACGGACAAGTGGCAGAAGGCCGAAGCCGGCGCGGCGCGTGCGAGGCCGCTGCGCGAAATCATGGGGCCGGCGTACCGGCGTCGCACGTGGGTGGCGTGCATGCTGCTGACGATTGCGATTATCGGTTTGTGGGCCGGCGCGGTGTATGAGCCGTCTGCGGTGATTCAACTGGCGACCAAGGCCGGCATGGCGAAGAACGACGCGATCAGAACCGCTTCGCTCGCCACGGGGCTGCTGTCTATCGCGACGATTCTCGGCTGTCTCGCGTTGCCGCCGATGGCCGAACGGATCGGTCGCAAGAAGACGCTGGCGGTGTACTTCGCGGGGATGGCGATCGCGATCGTCGGCAGTTTCGGCTGGGCCTTCTATCTGCCGAACGGACTCGCGCCGTTTATTGCGTGGCTCTTCGTGCTGGGTTTCTTCGGCGGTAATTTTGCGCTGTTCAGCTTGTGGCTGCCGGAGCAATTCGAAACCCGTGTGCGGGCTACAGCGTTCGCGTTCTGCACGTCGTTCGGGCGTTTTGTCGGGGCGGGGGTCAACTTTCTGCTCGGCGCGGCGGTGTTGCATATGCATACGCTCGGCGTGCCGGTGGCGTTGACGGCGCTCGCGTTCGTGATCGGGCTGTTCATCATTCCGTTCGCGCCGGAGACGAAGGGGGAGGTGTTGCCGCAGTGA
- a CDS encoding TonB-dependent siderophore receptor — protein MNVKKKTYRALLLATSLASARPLLAQEAAPVAGPADNTLPAIAVKAAADRSYDSSTSNTATKMNMSLMDVPQTVNVVPRALLDEQNATSLQDALRNVPGIGFSVGDGQRDQITLRGFNNITDQYVDGIRDDALYYRDLSNVERIDVLKGPAAVLYGRGSAGGLINRVLKKPGANPKQSVGVTLGTEGERRGEFDLGWNANDAARFRITGAAENSNSFRDQFQLNRQAVAPSVQFRIDKDTTLNLEADYLHDRRTSDQGLPAYLGRPVNVPINTYYGSSNAANTSYNDVDAKSATASLDHRFNDSLSLHTAVRAYDFSLERKNYVTYEPIKTALNPVVTLDQSTRFRQDHGVDGLFELTQKTTLFGMKHELLYGVELSQQQKFDTIYSTTKVATYNLYNPQLVNLPGVTPGVPAKTNAATVLGLAGVYAQDLISLTEHWKILAGLRFDYLTQTRNDYTSAHVNLDRTDRAWSPRVGLIYEPLDWVSLYASYSQSFSPLADTLISSGAFANGSALAPQKTTAFEVGSKFDLGRASASVALFDMKQTNQQIADPANPTYALPSGTQHTRGLELSMTGEIAPKWSVYAGYAYLNGNVDGSPQASSAGLLLNQNTPGLMPRHSASVWIKRDLKYGFYAAGGAQFQSARYTSASDAVTLPSFVTFDLGAGYHGKNVDVALTLDNLFDRKYFIAAHGNADMYNMPGAPRTLTASVRWKM, from the coding sequence ATGAACGTCAAAAAGAAAACTTACCGCGCGCTGCTGCTCGCTACCTCGCTTGCCAGCGCCCGGCCTTTGCTGGCTCAGGAAGCCGCACCCGTCGCCGGCCCGGCCGACAACACGCTGCCCGCGATCGCCGTCAAGGCCGCCGCCGATCGCTCGTACGACAGCAGCACGTCGAACACCGCGACGAAGATGAACATGTCGCTGATGGACGTGCCGCAAACCGTCAACGTCGTGCCGCGCGCGCTGCTCGACGAGCAGAACGCGACCTCGTTGCAGGACGCGTTGCGCAACGTACCGGGCATCGGCTTTTCCGTCGGCGACGGCCAGCGCGACCAGATCACGTTGCGCGGCTTCAACAACATCACCGATCAATACGTCGACGGTATTCGCGACGATGCGCTCTACTACCGCGATCTGTCGAACGTGGAACGCATCGACGTGTTGAAGGGACCGGCCGCCGTGCTCTATGGACGCGGCTCGGCCGGCGGCCTGATCAATCGCGTGTTGAAGAAACCGGGCGCGAATCCCAAGCAGTCGGTCGGCGTGACGCTCGGCACCGAAGGCGAACGGCGCGGTGAATTCGATCTCGGCTGGAATGCGAACGACGCCGCGCGTTTTCGCATCACGGGCGCGGCCGAGAACTCGAACAGCTTTCGCGACCAGTTCCAGTTGAATCGTCAGGCCGTGGCGCCGTCGGTGCAATTCCGGATCGATAAAGACACAACCCTCAATCTCGAAGCCGACTATCTGCACGATCGCCGCACGTCGGATCAGGGCTTGCCGGCCTATCTCGGCCGCCCGGTCAACGTGCCGATCAACACGTATTACGGCTCGTCGAATGCGGCGAACACGTCGTATAACGATGTCGATGCGAAGAGCGCGACCGCGTCGCTCGATCATCGCTTCAACGATTCGTTGTCGCTGCACACCGCCGTACGCGCGTACGACTTTTCGCTCGAACGCAAAAACTACGTCACGTATGAGCCGATCAAGACCGCGCTGAATCCGGTCGTGACGCTCGATCAGAGTACCCGCTTCCGTCAGGATCACGGCGTGGACGGTCTGTTCGAGTTGACGCAGAAAACCACGCTGTTCGGCATGAAGCACGAGCTGCTGTATGGCGTCGAGCTCTCGCAACAGCAGAAGTTCGACACCATCTACTCGACCACCAAGGTCGCGACCTACAACCTGTACAACCCGCAGTTGGTGAATCTGCCGGGCGTAACGCCGGGTGTGCCGGCCAAGACGAATGCGGCGACGGTGTTGGGGCTGGCCGGCGTCTACGCGCAGGACCTGATCTCGCTGACCGAGCACTGGAAGATTCTCGCCGGCCTGCGCTTCGACTATCTGACGCAGACGCGCAACGACTACACGTCGGCGCACGTCAATCTGGACCGTACGGATCGCGCGTGGAGTCCGCGCGTCGGTTTGATTTACGAGCCGCTCGACTGGGTGTCGCTGTACGCGTCGTATAGCCAGTCGTTCTCGCCGCTCGCCGATACGCTGATCAGCAGCGGCGCGTTCGCGAACGGTTCGGCGCTGGCGCCGCAAAAGACCACCGCCTTCGAAGTCGGCTCGAAATTCGACCTGGGCCGCGCGAGCGCGAGCGTCGCGCTGTTCGATATGAAGCAGACCAATCAGCAGATCGCCGATCCGGCCAACCCGACCTACGCGCTGCCGAGCGGCACGCAGCACACACGCGGCCTGGAGCTGTCGATGACAGGCGAAATCGCGCCGAAGTGGTCCGTCTACGCAGGCTACGCGTACCTGAACGGCAATGTGGATGGCTCGCCGCAAGCGAGTTCGGCCGGGCTGCTACTGAACCAGAACACGCCGGGGCTGATGCCGCGTCACAGCGCGAGCGTGTGGATCAAGCGCGATCTGAAATACGGTTTCTATGCGGCCGGCGGCGCGCAATTCCAGTCGGCGCGTTATACGTCGGCTAGCGACGCGGTGACGTTGCCGTCGTTCGTGACCTTCGATCTCGGCGCGGGTTATCACGGCAAGAACGTCGACGTCGCGTTGACGCTGGATAACCTGTTCGACCGCAAGTACTTCATCGCGGCGCACGGCAATGCGGATATGTACAACATGCCGGGCGCACCGCGCACGCTGACGGCGTCGGTGAGATGGAAGATGTAA
- a CDS encoding DMT family transporter: MSLTQRQQGAITLASGGLLMGTIGVFVEEARLGALTLVFFRCLFGFLSLAAYCAWKGYFTRAHFTRRTVVLALISGVLMVTQWVGFFDAIHRTSIAVATVVFHVQPFWVVLIGAALFNERLGIDRLGWIATAFVGLVLASGVAATENLQGHTSYLIGIGEALAGSVLYASVTLIAKGLGELRPHLLTLAQCAVGVVCLPFIAPLTAVHIGPMQWFWLVGMGVLHTGLSYVLIYGALPKLTTPIIAVLLFVYPLTAIVVDAVVYGRALSMPQLAGMVLIVVASLGVNLGWPLLTLLRPGARARRHAD, encoded by the coding sequence ATGTCCCTCACCCAACGTCAACAAGGCGCCATTACGCTGGCCAGCGGCGGGCTTCTGATGGGCACGATCGGTGTCTTCGTCGAGGAAGCGCGGCTCGGTGCGCTGACCCTGGTGTTCTTTCGCTGCCTGTTCGGCTTTCTGTCGCTCGCCGCGTATTGCGCGTGGAAAGGCTATTTCACGCGCGCGCATTTCACGCGCCGCACCGTCGTGCTGGCGCTGATCTCCGGCGTGCTGATGGTCACGCAGTGGGTCGGCTTCTTCGACGCGATCCATCGCACCAGCATTGCGGTCGCGACCGTGGTGTTTCACGTGCAGCCGTTCTGGGTCGTGCTGATCGGCGCCGCCCTGTTCAACGAGCGTCTCGGCATCGACCGGCTCGGCTGGATCGCGACGGCTTTCGTCGGACTCGTGCTCGCGTCGGGCGTGGCGGCCACGGAGAATCTGCAAGGCCATACGAGCTATCTGATCGGGATCGGCGAGGCGCTCGCGGGCTCCGTGCTCTATGCGAGCGTCACGTTGATCGCCAAAGGACTCGGCGAGTTGCGCCCGCATCTGCTGACGCTCGCGCAGTGCGCGGTCGGCGTGGTGTGCCTGCCGTTTATCGCGCCGCTCACCGCTGTGCATATCGGTCCGATGCAATGGTTCTGGCTGGTGGGCATGGGCGTGCTGCATACGGGACTCTCGTACGTGCTGATCTACGGCGCGCTGCCGAAGCTGACCACACCGATCATCGCCGTGCTGCTGTTCGTCTATCCGCTGACCGCGATCGTGGTCGATGCGGTCGTCTACGGACGCGCGCTGTCGATGCCGCAACTGGCGGGCATGGTGTTGATCGTCGTCGCGAGTCTGGGGGTTAATCTCGGCTGGCCGCTGCTGACGTTGCTGCGGCCCGGCGCGCGAGCGCGGCGCCATGCGGATTGA